In Triplophysa rosa linkage group LG18, Trosa_1v2, whole genome shotgun sequence, a genomic segment contains:
- the crygmx gene encoding crystallin, gamma MX → MAKITYFEDKNFQGRHYECTGDCADMQSYFSRCNSIRVESGCWVAYEKPNYAGYQYMLPKGDYPDFQRWAGFNDCIRSCRMVPPYNGNYRMKIFERSDFGGQAMELNEDCPDLRKRFHNGDISSANVMEGYWMLHEHPNYTGRQFFLRPGEYRRHVEWGSPSPTIGSLRRVTDLN, encoded by the exons ATGGCCAAG ATTACCTATTTTGAAGACAAGAACTTCCAGGGCCGTCACTATGAGTGCACTGGAGACTGTGCAGACATGCAGTCCTACTTTTCTCGCTGCAACTCCATCCGTGTAGAGAGTGGCTGCTGGGTGGCCTACGAGAAGCCCAACTATGCGGGATACCAGTACATGCTGCCCAAAGGCGATTATCCCGATTTCCAGCGCTGGGCTGGATTCAACGACTGCATCCGTTCCTGCCGCATGGTTCCTCCA TACAATGGAAACTATAGGATGAAGATCTTCGAGCGCTCTGATTTCGGTGGTCAGGCGATGGAGTTGAATGAAGACTGCCCAGATCTGCGTAAGAGATTCCACAATGGCGACATCTCCTCAGCCAATGTGATGGAAGGCTACTGGATGCTCCACGAGCACCCTAATTACACTGGCCGGCAGTTCTTCCTGCGCCCCGGAGAATACAGGAGGCACGTCGAGTGGGGCAGTCCAAGCCCTACCATCGGCTCCCTGCGACGTGTCACTGACCTCAACTGA
- the aldh18a1 gene encoding delta-1-pyrroline-5-carboxylate synthase has protein sequence MYLHRLLKCSQLLTRTNSLQISRRAASQGKMPLARAHGKSFAHRGELRQAKRIVVKLGSAVVTRDECGLALGRLASIVEQVAMLQNQGREMMIVTSGAVAFGKQRLRHEILLSQSVRQALHSGQNQLKDMSLPVLEARACAAAGQSGLMALYEAMFTQYSTCTAQILVTNLDFHDDQKRRNLNSTLHELLRMNIVPIINTNDAVVPPPEPNSDLQGVNVISIKDNDSLAARLAVEMRADLLIALSDVEGLYDSPPGSDDAKLLDTFYPGDQHSITYGTKSRVGIGGMEAKVKAALWALQGGTSVVIANGTHPKVTGHVITDIVEGKKVGTFFSEVKPAGPTVEQQTEMARTAGRVLSSLEPEQRSDIICMFADLLTERKEEILAANKKDMEIAINSGRMSPAMIKRLSLSSSKLNSLSIGLRQIAVSSQDSVGRVLRRTRVANNLELEQITVPIGVLLVIFESRPDCLPQVSALAIASGNALLLKGGKEAANTNHILHELAQEALSIHGVKDAIQLVSTREDVEDLCRLEKMIDLIIPRGSSQLVRDIQRAAKGIPVLGHSEGICHVYVDHEASIDKALKIIRDSKCDYPAACNAMETLLVHRDLLRTPLFDQIIDMLRTEQVKIHAGPKFASYLTFSPSEVKSLRTEYGDLECCIEVVDSMQEAVDHIHKYGSSHTDVIVTENEDTAELFLQQLDSACVFWNASTRFADGYRFGLGAEVGISTARIHARGPVGLEGLLTTKWVLRGDGQTAADFSEQGSMKFLHENIPVAQLLPGHRTTS, from the exons GTGCGGCCTGGCTTTGGGGAGGCTTGCTTCAATCGTAGAACAG GTGGCGATGCTTCAGAATCAGGGTAGAGAGATGATGATCGTGACCAGTGGCGCTGTAGCGTTTGGAAAACAGAGACTGAGGCATGAAATTCTCCTCTCGCAAAGCGTCAGACAAGCTTTGCATTCAGGCCAGAATCAACTTAAAGACATG tCACTGCCAGTTCTGGAGGCGAGAGCCTGCGCTGCTGCCGGTCAGAGCGGTCTTATGGCTCTGTATGAAGCTATGTTCACTCAGTACAGCACCTGCACAGCACAG ATCCTGGTGACAAACTTGGACTTCCACGACGACCAGAAGAGACGGAACCTAAACAGCACTCTACACGAGCTCCTGCGGATGAATATCGTGCCCATCATCAACACCAACGATGCTGTGGTGCCTCCCCCAGAACCCAACAGTGACCTTCAGGGGGTAAAT GTTATCAGTATCAAGGACAACGACAGCCTCGCTGCACGGCTTGCGGTGGAGATGAGGGCAGATCTTCTCATCGCTCTCTCTGATGTAGAGG GACTTTATGATAGCCCACCAGGGTCCGACGACGCCAAGCTCTTAGACACATTTTACCCCGGGGACCAGCATTCCATAACCTACGGCACAAAGTCAAGAGTCGGGATTGGTGGAATGGAAGCTAAG GTGAAAGCAGCTCTCTGGGCTCTTCAGGGCGGGACGTCTGTCGTCATTGCTAACGGTACGCACCCCAAGGTCACAGGTCATGTGATCACTGACATTGTCGAGGGCAAGAAAGTTGGAACTTTCTTCTCAGAGGTCAAGCCAGCGG GCCCCACAGTTGAGCAGCAGACAGAAATGGCCCGCACAGCTGGCAGGGTTCTTTCTTCCCTGGAGCCGGAGCAG AGGAGTGACATCATCTGCATGTTTGCCGACCTCCTGACTGAGAGGAAAGAGGAAATTTTAGCTGCCAACAAAAAGGACATGGAGATAGCGATCAACTCGG GTCGCATGTCTCCAGCCATGATAAAGCGACTAAGTTTGTCCTCATCCAAGCTTAACAGTCTGTCCATCGGTCTGCGTCAGATCGCCGTATCCTCTCAGGACAGCGTGGGCAGGGTTCTGCGCAGGACCCGCGTGGCAAACAATCTGGAACTGGAGCAGATCACCGTGCCCATAGGAGTACTCCTGGTCATCTTTGAGTCCCGACCAGACTGCCTGCCTCAG GTTTCCGCTCTAGCCATCGCCAGTGGCAATGCTCTTTTGCTGAAAGGTGGCAAAGAGGCTGCCAACACAAATCACATCCTGCATGAGCTCGCCCAAGAGGCCCTGTCCATTCATGGAGTCAAAGATGCCATTCAGCTG GTGAGCACGCGTGAAGATGTGGAAGATCTGTGTCGTCTGGAGAAGATGATCGATCTGATCATTCCCCGTGGCTCTTCTCAGCTGGTCAGAGATATTCAGCGAGCAGCTAAGGGCATCCCTGTTCTTGGTCACAGTGAGGGGATCTGCCATGTTTATGTGGACCATGAGGCCAGTATTGACAAAGCCCTCAAAATCA TTCGAGATTCCAAATGCGACTACCCTGCAGCCTGTAATGCCATGGAAACCCTTCTGGTGCATCGGGACCTTCTCAGAACTCCGTTGTTTGATCAGATCATCGACATGTTGAGAACAGAACAA GTGAAGATCCACGCTGGTCCTAAGTTTGCGTCCTACCTGACCTTCAGCCCGTCAGAAGTTAAGTCTCTGCGCACCGAGTATGGGGATCTGGAGTGCTGTATTGAAGTGGTGGACAGTATGCAGGAGGCTGTGGATCACATCCATAAATACGGCAGCTCACACACTGATGTTATAGTCACAGAGAACG AGGACACAGCAGAGCTGTTTTTGCAACAGTTGGACAGCGCCTGTGTGTTCTGGAACGCAAGCACGCGATTTGCGGATGGATATCGCTTTGGTCTTG GTGCGGAGGTCGGCATCAGCACGGCCCGTATTCACGCCCGTGGACCTGTGGGCTTAGAGGGGCTCCTCACTACCAAGTGGGTCTTACGGGGAGACGGCCAGACGGCTGCAGACTTCTCCGAGCAGGGCAGCATGAAGTTCCTTCACGAGAACATCCCGGTCGCACAGCTTCTTCCCGGCCACAGAACTACCAGCTAG
- the crygmxl2 gene encoding crystallin, gamma MX, like 2: MGKIIFYEGYNFQGRSYECSEDCSDTYRHFNCCNSIRVMGGHWVGYEKPNYMGYQYVLGRGEYPHFHNWMGFNNCIRSCQMFPPYRGGYRMRIYNRPEMYGHMMEFPDDCPNVYDRFGYHGIYSCNIMEGYWIFYEHPNYRGRQYFLRPGEYRACGDWGCMNPMIGSFRRMRSSFM; the protein is encoded by the exons ATGGGGAAG ATCATCTTTTACGAAGGCTACAACTTCCAGGGACGCTCTTACGAGTGCTCTGAAGACTGCTCTGACACCTACAGGCACTTTAACTGCTGCAACTCCATCCGGGTCATGGGAGGTCACTGGGTGGGCTACGAGAAGCCCAACTACATGGGTTATCAGTACGTCCTGGGCCGTGGGGAGTATCCTCACTTCCACAACTGGATGGGCTTCAACAATTGTATCAGATCTTGTCAGATGTTCCCCCCT TACAGAGGAGGTTACCGCATGAGAATCTACAACAGACCTGAAATGTACGGACATATGATGGAGTTCCCCGACGACTGCCCCAACGTCTACGACCGCTTTGGCTACCACGGCATCTACTCTTGTAACATTATGGAGGGTTATTGGATCTTTTATGAGCACCCCAACTACAGAGGCCGTCAGTATTTCCTGCGACCTGGCGAGTACAGAGCCTGCGGTGACTGGGGTTGCATGAATCCCATGATCGGCTCTTTCAGAAGAATGAGAAGCAGTTTCATGTAA